A genome region from Rhodospirillales bacterium RIFCSPLOWO2_02_FULL_58_16 includes the following:
- a CDS encoding pyruvate dehydrogenase complex E1 component subunit beta (catalyzes the oxidative decarboxylation of pyruvate with concomitant acetylation of a lipoic acid-containing dihydrolipoamide acetyltransferase within the complex. The E1 component of the pyruvate dehydrogenase complex catalyzes the overall conversion of pyruvate to acetyl-CoA and CO(2). It contains multiple copies of three enzymatic components: pyruvate dehydrogenase (E1), dihydrolipoamide acetyltransferase(E2) and lipoamide dehydrogenase), which produces MTIQVLMPALSPTMTEGKLAKWHKKEGDAVRNGDVIAEIETDKATMELEAADEGVIGRILVKEGTEGVAVNTPIAVILEEGENASALLMPQPGLLRSARNDGKAAPKHDDKPSAKTTAMTVREALRSAMAEEMRADAGVFLMGEEVGQYQGAYKISQGLLDEFGEKRVIDTPITEHGFAGLACGAAFAGLKPIVEFMTFNFSMQAIDHIINSAAKTLYMSGGRMGCSIVFRGANGAAARVGAQHSQCYASWYSHCPGLKVVAPYSAADAKGLLKSAIRDPNPVVFLENEILYGQSFEVPDDHDFTIPIGLAEIERPGIDVTIVAFSRMVGVALQAAELLAADGIDAEVINLRTLRPLDVNAVTASVKKTNRLVCVEEGWPFAGIGAEIAALMMEQAFDYLDAPVFRVTGADAPMPYAANLEALSLPRPENIVEAAKSVCYR; this is translated from the coding sequence ATGACCATTCAGGTATTGATGCCGGCGCTATCGCCGACCATGACCGAGGGCAAGCTCGCCAAGTGGCATAAAAAGGAAGGCGACGCGGTGCGCAACGGCGATGTCATCGCCGAGATCGAAACCGACAAGGCGACCATGGAACTGGAGGCCGCCGACGAAGGCGTGATCGGCAGAATACTGGTGAAGGAAGGGACCGAGGGCGTCGCCGTCAACACCCCCATCGCCGTCATCCTGGAGGAAGGCGAAAACGCTTCGGCGCTACTCATGCCGCAGCCTGGATTGCTTCGCTCCGCTCGCAATGACGGCAAGGCCGCGCCAAAACATGATGACAAACCCTCCGCCAAAACGACTGCCATGACCGTGCGCGAGGCTTTGCGCAGCGCCATGGCCGAAGAAATGCGCGCCGACGCCGGCGTCTTCCTGATGGGCGAGGAGGTCGGCCAATACCAGGGCGCCTACAAGATCAGTCAGGGCTTGCTGGACGAGTTCGGGGAGAAGCGCGTCATCGACACGCCGATCACCGAACACGGTTTTGCCGGGCTGGCCTGCGGCGCCGCTTTCGCCGGCCTGAAGCCCATCGTCGAGTTCATGACATTCAACTTTTCGATGCAGGCCATCGACCATATTATCAACTCCGCCGCCAAGACTTTGTACATGTCCGGCGGCCGGATGGGATGCTCCATCGTCTTCCGTGGAGCCAACGGCGCCGCCGCCAGAGTCGGCGCCCAGCACTCCCAATGTTACGCCAGTTGGTATTCCCATTGTCCCGGCCTAAAGGTGGTGGCGCCCTACAGCGCCGCCGACGCCAAGGGGCTGCTCAAGTCGGCCATCCGCGATCCCAATCCGGTGGTGTTTCTGGAAAACGAGATACTCTACGGACAAAGCTTTGAAGTCCCTGATGATCACGACTTTACCATTCCTATCGGCTTGGCTGAAATCGAGCGTCCGGGCATCGATGTCACCATCGTCGCCTTCTCCAGAATGGTCGGCGTCGCCTTGCAGGCGGCGGAACTGCTGGCGGCTGACGGGATCGACGCCGAGGTCATCAATTTACGCACCCTGAGGCCGTTGGATGTCAACGCCGTCACCGCTTCGGTTAAAAAAACAAACCGGTTGGTATGCGTTGAGGAAGGGTGGCCTTTCGCCGGAATCGGCGCCGAGATCGCCGCCCTGATGATGGAGCAGGCTTTTGACTATCTGGACGCCCCGGTGTTCCGCGTTACCGGCGCCGACGCGCCCATGCCCTATGCCGCCAATCTGGAGGCCTTGTCGTTGCCTCGTCCGGAAAATATCGTCGAAGCGGCCAAGTCCGTTTGCTACCGCTAG
- a CDS encoding pyruvate dehydrogenase (acetyl-transferring) E1 component subunit alpha: MAKPAKSAPAKAHASRKKQEARATPKELLEYYRQMLLIRRFEEKAGQLYGMGLIGGFCHLYIGQEAVVVGMMAVRRDHDTMLTSYRDHGHMLACGMEADGVMAELTGRAGGYSRGKGGSMHMFSREKGFFGGHGIVAAQVSIGTGLAFAHKYRGDGGVAFAYFGDGAVNQGQVYESFNMASLWKLPVVYIIENNKYGMGTSVERASASTDLYRRGEAYNIPGRQVNGMDVLDVRDAGAIAAAHCRAGDGPYILEMETYRYRGHSMSDPAKYRSKEEVSKVRKESDPIDNLRKLMVDAKVANEADFKEIDRQIKENVSQSAEFAQSSPEPDPSELFTDILVEA, translated from the coding sequence ATGGCGAAACCAGCGAAATCCGCTCCCGCAAAAGCGCACGCTTCCCGTAAAAAGCAGGAAGCCCGGGCGACGCCGAAAGAGCTTCTTGAATATTACCGCCAAATGCTTCTTATCCGCCGCTTCGAGGAAAAGGCCGGCCAGCTTTACGGCATGGGCCTGATCGGCGGCTTCTGTCACCTTTACATCGGCCAGGAAGCGGTAGTCGTCGGCATGATGGCGGTTCGCCGCGACCACGACACGATGCTCACCAGCTACCGGGACCACGGCCATATGCTGGCCTGCGGCATGGAAGCCGACGGGGTGATGGCGGAGCTTACCGGACGCGCCGGCGGATATTCCAGGGGCAAAGGCGGCTCCATGCACATGTTCAGCCGCGAAAAGGGCTTCTTCGGCGGCCACGGTATTGTCGCCGCCCAGGTGTCAATCGGCACAGGCCTCGCTTTCGCCCATAAATACCGGGGCGACGGGGGAGTGGCCTTCGCCTATTTCGGCGACGGCGCCGTCAATCAGGGGCAGGTCTATGAGTCCTTCAACATGGCGTCCTTGTGGAAACTGCCTGTGGTCTACATCATCGAGAACAACAAGTACGGCATGGGCACCTCGGTGGAGCGCGCCTCGGCCTCCACCGATCTGTACCGGCGCGGCGAGGCCTATAACATTCCCGGCCGGCAAGTGAACGGCATGGACGTGCTGGATGTGCGCGACGCCGGGGCCATTGCCGCCGCCCACTGTCGCGCCGGCGACGGGCCTTACATTCTGGAAATGGAAACCTACCGTTATCGCGGACATTCGATGTCGGACCCGGCCAAGTACCGCTCCAAGGAAGAGGTGAGCAAGGTGCGCAAGGAGAGCGACCCTATCGACAACCTGCGTAAACTGATGGTTGACGCCAAGGTCGCAAACGAGGCCGATTTCAAGGAAATCGACCGCCAAATCAAGGAAAATGTCTCGCAATCCGCCGAGTTCGCCCAGTCCAGCCCGGAACCCGATCCTTCCGAGCTGTTTACCGATATCCTGGTGGAGGCCTGA
- a CDS encoding asparagine synthase (glutamine-hydrolyzing) has translation MCGIVGFTRPGDDSKAVLASMMKTMVHRGPDGEGAHVTGKIAFGHRRLAIIDLKGGAQPRVDRDSGDALVFNGEIYGYRALAEGLLRDGVELADRSDTEVLFHLLRRCGVAETLERIDGMFAFAFFEGQSGRLYLARDRFGEKPLFYGVRQGVMVFASEIRAMRRHPAFRSAGLDKKATHNYLTYEYMPGDESGFAGIFKLRPGHLLVFENGEADIRRYWRPKYGGMDPAIGEEQALDRLDELLNESVRRRLIADVPVGLFLSGGVDSGLLAAVTARQSSGITAFTVRMPDSSYDETPNAIRIAGHCGLPHQVVELGDKDVMEAFHAVSAMIDEPLADYSLLPTYLVCRAAGKTMTVALGGDGGDELFAGYSSFKARRYSNIMARMPAIIGSLLRGGLNLLPAAGGYMNMDFVLRHVSQGFGYPVDYQNTLWMAPFTVREKAGLWRKEAMPEDNTFRPLDDLLDADAPADPVERLLYLFTLTYLPEDILVKVDRASMYNSLEVRAPYLCRAFAEFAMSLPPYWKDSGSTTKYLLKKLAARYLPAEAVYQPKHGFGLPLAELLRGPLYQPVADVLMNPPASIAGWFEKTAVKTLLDQHKNGKRDHRKKLWTLYILFLAASRA, from the coding sequence GTGTGCGGAATCGTCGGCTTCACCCGCCCCGGAGACGATTCCAAGGCGGTGCTGGCGTCAATGATGAAAACCATGGTCCACCGGGGGCCTGATGGCGAAGGCGCCCATGTAACCGGAAAGATCGCCTTCGGCCATCGGCGGCTGGCGATCATTGATCTTAAGGGCGGCGCCCAGCCCCGCGTTGACCGGGACAGCGGCGACGCGCTGGTCTTCAACGGCGAGATATACGGCTACCGCGCCCTGGCCGAAGGCTTGCTCCGCGACGGCGTCGAGTTGGCCGACCGTTCCGACACCGAGGTTCTGTTCCATCTGCTCCGCCGCTGCGGCGTCGCCGAAACGCTGGAGCGCATCGACGGCATGTTCGCCTTCGCCTTCTTTGAGGGGCAAAGCGGACGTTTGTATCTGGCCCGCGACCGCTTCGGCGAGAAGCCTTTGTTTTACGGCGTGCGGCAGGGCGTAATGGTCTTCGCCTCCGAGATCAGGGCCATGCGCCGCCATCCGGCCTTCCGCAGCGCCGGCTTGGACAAAAAGGCGACGCACAACTACCTGACCTATGAGTACATGCCGGGAGATGAGTCCGGCTTTGCCGGCATCTTCAAGCTCAGACCCGGCCATCTGCTGGTCTTTGAAAACGGCGAGGCCGACATCCGGCGCTATTGGCGACCGAAATACGGAGGAATGGACCCCGCCATCGGCGAGGAACAGGCCCTTGACCGCCTGGACGAATTGCTGAACGAGTCGGTGCGCCGGCGCCTGATCGCCGACGTGCCGGTCGGCCTGTTCCTGTCGGGAGGCGTTGATTCGGGCCTTCTCGCCGCCGTTACGGCGCGTCAATCGTCGGGAATAACCGCTTTCACCGTCAGGATGCCGGATTCCTCCTACGATGAGACGCCGAACGCCATAAGAATCGCCGGACATTGCGGCCTTCCCCATCAGGTGGTCGAGTTGGGCGACAAGGACGTGATGGAAGCCTTTCACGCCGTCAGCGCGATGATCGACGAGCCGCTGGCCGACTATTCGCTGCTTCCCACCTATCTGGTATGCCGCGCCGCCGGGAAAACCATGACCGTGGCCCTCGGCGGCGACGGCGGCGACGAGCTGTTCGCCGGTTACTCCTCGTTCAAGGCCCGCCGCTACTCAAACATCATGGCCAGGATGCCGGCGATCATCGGCTCTCTGCTGAGGGGCGGACTGAACCTGTTGCCGGCGGCGGGCGGCTATATGAACATGGACTTTGTGCTGCGTCATGTCTCCCAGGGCTTCGGCTATCCCGTCGATTACCAGAACACGCTGTGGATGGCGCCGTTCACTGTCAGGGAAAAGGCCGGCCTGTGGCGCAAGGAGGCTATGCCCGAAGATAACACTTTCCGCCCCCTCGACGATCTGCTTGACGCCGACGCCCCCGCCGACCCCGTCGAACGCCTGCTTTATCTGTTCACCCTCACCTATCTGCCCGAGGATATTCTGGTCAAGGTGGACAGGGCCTCGATGTACAACAGTCTGGAGGTGCGCGCCCCGTACCTGTGCCGCGCCTTCGCCGAATTCGCCATGTCCCTGCCGCCTTATTGGAAAGACAGCGGGTCTACCACCAAATACCTGCTGAAAAAGCTGGCGGCGCGTTACCTGCCCGCCGAGGCGGTCTATCAGCCCAAGCACGGCTTCGGCCTGCCCCTGGCCGAACTGCTGCGCGGCCCACTTTACCAGCCTGTCGCCGATGTGCTGATGAACCCGCCCGCCTCAATAGCCGGATGGTTTGAAAAAACCGCCGTCAAGACCCTGCTCGACCAACACAAAAACGGCAAACGCGACCACCGCAAAAAACTGTGGACGCTGTACATCCTGTTTCTCGCGGCGAGCCGGGCTTAG
- a CDS encoding glycosyl transferase — MYLSILIPIYDERDNINPLYDQLTKVLDGLARDYEVIFVNDGSADGSDKILDDLAAKNPNARVIHMRRNFGQTAAIMAAIRCAKGDVMIPMDGDLQNDPVDIPRLLAKLDEGFDVVSGWRKNREDKALTRLLPSIIANGLISRVMGVRLHDYGCTMKAYRREVIEDVRLYGEMHRFIPIYAAWEGARVTEIPVTHHARKHGVSKYGLGRISRVLLDILVLYFIDRSFDRPIQFFGKIGLLSLSLSLIAFIWALIMKIFYATDFIFTPLPLLAGTLGIAGVMFMLLGVIAEMQSRTYYESQGRTTYSIKATRNIDPDDKEA; from the coding sequence GTGTATCTTTCCATCCTTATTCCCATCTATGACGAGCGGGACAACATCAATCCCCTTTATGATCAATTGACCAAAGTGCTGGACGGCCTCGCCCGTGATTACGAGGTGATATTCGTCAATGACGGCAGCGCCGACGGCTCGGATAAAATCCTGGACGATCTGGCCGCGAAGAACCCCAATGCGCGGGTCATCCACATGCGCCGCAATTTCGGTCAGACGGCGGCGATCATGGCGGCCATCCGCTGTGCAAAGGGCGATGTCATGATCCCCATGGACGGAGACTTGCAGAACGACCCTGTCGATATCCCTCGCCTTTTGGCGAAGCTGGACGAAGGCTTCGACGTGGTGTCGGGGTGGCGGAAAAACCGCGAGGACAAGGCCCTCACCCGCCTGTTGCCGTCAATCATCGCCAACGGGTTGATTTCCCGCGTCATGGGGGTGCGGCTTCACGACTACGGCTGCACCATGAAGGCGTACCGCCGCGAGGTGATCGAGGACGTGCGCCTTTACGGCGAGATGCACCGCTTCATTCCCATCTACGCGGCATGGGAGGGAGCGCGGGTCACCGAGATTCCCGTCACCCACCACGCCCGCAAGCACGGCGTTTCCAAGTACGGCCTGGGGAGGATAAGCCGGGTGCTGCTGGATATCCTGGTTCTCTACTTCATCGACCGTTCCTTCGACAGGCCTATCCAGTTCTTCGGCAAGATCGGCCTGTTGAGCCTGTCGCTGTCGCTGATCGCCTTCATCTGGGCGCTGATCATGAAGATATTCTACGCCACCGACTTCATCTTTACGCCTTTGCCGCTGTTGGCGGGAACGCTGGGCATCGCCGGGGTCATGTTCATGCTTCTCGGCGTTATCGCCGAGATGCAATCGCGCACCTACTATGAATCCCAGGGCAGGACGACCTATTCGATCAAGGCGACGCGGAATATCGACCCAGATGACAAGGAGGCCTGA